The following are encoded together in the Lactuca sativa cultivar Salinas chromosome 1, Lsat_Salinas_v11, whole genome shotgun sequence genome:
- the LOC111885938 gene encoding 60S ribosomal protein L23, with amino-acid sequence MSKRGRGGSAGNKFRMSLGLPVAATVNCADNTGAKNLYIISVKGIKGRLNRLPSACVGDMVMATVKKGKPDLRKKVMPAVIVRQRKPWRRKDGVFMYFEDNAGVIVNPKGEMKGSAITGPIGKECADLWPRIASAANAIV; translated from the exons ATGTCGAAGCGAG GACGAGGAGGATCGGCGGGGAACAAGTTCCGTATGTCACTCGGTCTTCCGGTGGCAGCGACGGTGAACTGTGCGGATAACACCGGAGCTAAAAATCTCTACATCATTTCCGTCAAAGGCATCAAGGGCCGATTGAACAGATTACCATCGGCATGTGTCGGAGATATGGTAATGGCTACAGTTAAGAAAGGAAAGCCCGATCTTCGTAAGAAAGTTATGCCTGCTGTTATCGTCAGACAACGCAAACCATGGCGTCGAAAGGATGGCGTCTTCATGTACTTCGAAG ATAATGCTGGTGTTATTGTGAATCCTAAAGGAGAAATGAAAGGTTCTGCCATTACTGGACCAATTGGGAAAGAGTGTGCTGatttatggccaaggattgcaagTGCTGCTAATGCTATTGTTTAA